One part of the Acidobacteriota bacterium genome encodes these proteins:
- a CDS encoding PEGA domain-containing protein: MHQIGVGVLGPLFRAADAAGNVVAVKSFRLDLTPEQAERFGDALHAVIGVGLSDSSIVPLLDAGLEAGVPFLVSECVTGSSLDVVLRNEAGRPAGAPEIVGRIAAAVDAAHASGVMHGTLHLRDVIVDGDRVRVSGFGIANVLEHVGLRVPIRRPYAAPELVAGRHWGPEADRYALAAIGYELLTGMRAAGSGEDVVARLRDLAGIDVADRAGLQQAFRNGLAEDPSLRPASARRFALAFATALGQPLVEPDSVGAPPAPAPLVETAPPEVDGEAEPQSSGEAESVSSEKVEPTSSAEARFVLPEETAFELVAEPATPDPARTAKPIDWPNAAGAPYPPDGARDDPDLRPDDEQFTEEGDEGDGDTLAGPEAVPVNLASRQGEHAPTGRGLLLRSVGPVGIALVIGVGLAYVLGMEVGGPAEAPNGSSSAATTVADTGGEAAAPPPSPAESVSPPAVMDGAPRATAGFEAPVQRRVTAPESTPVAVPGDEAPAPALPPTEASTPGEPVDPTPARPAPTAPTGAGSIYVQTRPPGAIVLLDGERVGVTPLLLPDVAAGPHEVRFELPGYLPWATDVAVAAEEQNRVGASLQPDGTR, translated from the coding sequence ATGCACCAGATCGGTGTTGGCGTTCTCGGCCCCCTGTTCCGTGCCGCTGACGCCGCGGGAAACGTTGTTGCGGTCAAGTCCTTCCGGCTTGACCTGACGCCCGAGCAGGCGGAACGTTTCGGCGATGCCCTGCACGCCGTGATCGGCGTCGGGCTTTCCGATTCCTCCATCGTCCCGTTGCTCGACGCCGGTCTTGAGGCCGGCGTGCCGTTTCTCGTTTCCGAATGCGTCACCGGCAGCTCGCTCGACGTAGTCCTGCGCAACGAAGCAGGGCGTCCTGCCGGGGCGCCGGAAATCGTCGGCCGAATCGCTGCCGCGGTCGATGCCGCCCATGCCAGCGGCGTGATGCATGGCACGCTTCATCTGCGCGACGTGATCGTAGACGGCGACCGCGTCCGGGTGAGTGGTTTCGGGATCGCCAACGTGCTGGAACATGTGGGGTTGCGCGTACCCATCCGGCGCCCCTACGCCGCCCCGGAGCTGGTGGCGGGCCGACACTGGGGACCGGAGGCGGACCGCTACGCGTTAGCTGCGATCGGCTACGAACTCTTGACCGGGATGCGCGCAGCCGGCTCGGGTGAAGACGTGGTGGCGCGACTGCGTGATCTAGCCGGCATCGACGTGGCGGACCGGGCAGGGTTGCAGCAGGCTTTTCGGAATGGACTGGCCGAGGATCCGTCGCTCCGTCCTGCTTCCGCCAGGCGTTTCGCCCTGGCGTTCGCCACCGCGCTCGGCCAGCCCCTGGTCGAGCCGGACAGCGTTGGCGCGCCTCCGGCACCCGCGCCACTGGTCGAGACGGCGCCGCCAGAGGTGGACGGTGAGGCCGAACCACAGTCGTCGGGCGAGGCCGAATCCGTGTCTTCCGAGAAGGTCGAACCCACGTCGTCCGCGGAGGCCAGATTCGTATTGCCCGAGGAGACTGCATTTGAACTGGTGGCCGAACCGGCCACTCCCGATCCCGCACGAACCGCGAAGCCCATCGACTGGCCGAATGCGGCGGGAGCACCGTACCCGCCGGACGGCGCACGCGATGACCCCGACCTGCGCCCTGATGACGAGCAATTCACCGAAGAGGGCGACGAAGGGGACGGCGACACGCTTGCGGGGCCGGAAGCAGTACCGGTGAACCTGGCCTCCCGGCAAGGGGAGCACGCACCAACGGGGCGGGGACTGCTTCTACGGTCGGTGGGACCGGTGGGGATCGCGCTGGTGATCGGCGTCGGCTTGGCGTACGTCCTGGGCATGGAGGTGGGAGGGCCTGCGGAAGCGCCGAACGGCTCGTCCTCCGCTGCGACGACCGTTGCGGACACCGGCGGGGAAGCGGCGGCCCCGCCACCATCCCCGGCGGAATCCGTTAGTCCGCCTGCGGTGATGGACGGTGCGCCGCGGGCGACAGCCGGTTTCGAAGCGCCCGTACAGCGGCGGGTGACCGCGCCGGAATCGACACCGGTGGCCGTGCCGGGGGATGAGGCTCCCGCGCCAGCGCTACCGCCGACGGAAGCGTCCACGCCAGGCGAGCCGGTCGATCCCACTCCCGCGCGTCCAGCGCCCACCGCACCGACAGGCGCTGGATCGATCTACGTTCAGACGCGTCCGCCGGGCGCCATCGTGCTGCTTGACGGCGAACGGGTCGGCGTCACGCCACTGCTCTTGCCGGACGTCGCGGCGGGCCCCCACGAGGTGCGGTTCGAGTTGCCGGGCTACCTCCCGTGGGCGACTGATGTGGCAGTAGCGGCCGAGGAACAGAACCGCGTGGGCGCTTCACTGCAACCCGACGGAACCCGATGA
- the carA gene encoding glutamine-hydrolyzing carbamoyl-phosphate synthase small subunit produces MKAILALEDGTWYEGNAAGASGAGDRDDGRDSAAVRTASNPQAGSGAAAVGEVVFNTSMTGYQEILTDPSYAGQIVTMTCPQIGNYGVAPADVESAGPQVAGFVMREESPIPSNWRASGSLRDYLVTHGIVAVSGIDTRALTRRLRSAGVMRGVIGTGSAVDPAALVAQAKNAPSMEGADLVRGVTCGAPYDWRPDEEAGAPGFVLDVERNTGRRLRVVAYDLGMKRNILRRLSTYGCDVRVYPADAPVAELLAEKPDGIFFSNGPGDPAPVDYAIRNARGAVASGLPVFGICLGHQILGLAMGASTYKLKFGHRGANHPVKQLDTGRVEITSQNHGFAIDPESIPDDVEVTHRNLYDGTIEGLRHRNASVSCVQYHPEASPGPHDADYLFAGFIQAMERQAGRR; encoded by the coding sequence ATGAAGGCGATCCTCGCGCTCGAAGACGGCACCTGGTACGAGGGAAACGCCGCTGGCGCCAGCGGTGCGGGCGACCGCGACGACGGCAGGGATTCCGCCGCGGTCCGCACCGCGTCCAATCCGCAGGCCGGCTCCGGGGCGGCCGCGGTCGGCGAGGTGGTCTTCAATACGAGCATGACGGGCTATCAGGAGATCCTGACGGACCCCTCCTACGCCGGGCAGATCGTGACGATGACCTGCCCGCAGATCGGCAACTACGGCGTCGCGCCGGCCGATGTCGAATCGGCGGGCCCGCAGGTGGCCGGCTTCGTGATGCGGGAGGAATCACCGATTCCCAGCAACTGGCGCGCCAGCGGATCGCTTCGGGATTACCTGGTGACGCACGGCATTGTCGCCGTTTCCGGCATCGATACGCGAGCGCTGACGCGTCGCCTGCGAAGCGCGGGGGTCATGCGAGGCGTCATCGGCACGGGTTCCGCCGTAGATCCAGCCGCTCTGGTGGCGCAGGCGAAGAATGCCCCCTCGATGGAGGGAGCGGACCTGGTGCGCGGGGTCACCTGCGGCGCCCCCTATGACTGGCGTCCGGACGAAGAGGCGGGAGCGCCCGGCTTCGTCCTCGACGTCGAACGGAACACCGGACGACGACTGCGCGTAGTGGCGTACGACCTCGGGATGAAACGGAACATCCTGCGCCGACTCTCCACCTATGGCTGCGACGTGCGCGTGTACCCGGCCGACGCGCCGGTGGCGGAACTGCTAGCGGAGAAGCCGGACGGTATCTTCTTCAGTAACGGCCCGGGCGATCCTGCCCCGGTCGACTACGCGATCCGGAATGCGCGCGGCGCCGTTGCGTCGGGACTTCCGGTTTTCGGCATTTGCCTCGGCCACCAGATTCTCGGCCTGGCGATGGGCGCGTCGACCTACAAGTTGAAGTTCGGCCATCGCGGCGCGAATCACCCGGTAAAGCAGCTCGATACCGGGAGGGTGGAGATCACGTCGCAGAACCACGGCTTCGCGATCGACCCGGAGTCGATTCCGGACGACGTGGAAGTAACGCACAGGAACCTGTACGACGGAACGATCGAGGGGCTGCGACACCGGAACGCCTCGGTTTCGTGCGTGCAGTATCATCCCGAGGCGTCCCCCGGACCGCACGACGCCGACTACCTCTTTGCCGGCTTCATCCAGGCGATGGAACGGCAGGCGGGTCGCCGGTGA
- the carB gene encoding carbamoyl-phosphate synthase large subunit, with protein sequence MPRRTDLQRVLVIGSGPIVIGQACEFDYSGTQACKALQSEGLEVVLMNSNPATIMTDPDVATRTYVEPLTWEYARSVIERERPDALLPTVGGQTALNLAIELGERGVLEEFDVTLIGASLDAIRVAEDRLEFRRAMESIGIAVPESAYARSFDEALELVERFGFPVVLRPSFTLGGVGGGIAYNMEEYRELARRGITLSPVGEMLIEESVIGWKEFELEVMRDGANNFVVVCSIENIDPMGVHTGDSITVAPALTLTDKEFQRMRDAARRIINRVGVETGGSNIQFAINPTDGRMVAIEMNPRVSRSSALASKATGFPIAKIAAKLALGYRLDEIPNDITRLTPASFEPTIDYVVVKVPRWTFEKFPKADPTLTTQMKSVGEAMAIGRTFKEAFLKGMRSLEIGSSGLLFQRKSGDRDGGPDDLRRRLISPTDRRMWAVFEAIEAGWSVERLHEATGIDPWFLAQFTEIVELRRAAAVVGAREMSDELLRVLKRAGFGDEQLGVILGIESQAISARRDEADLYPVYKRIDTCAAEFESFTPYLYSTYEPECEADPTDRPKVVILGSGPNRIGQGIEFDYCCCHAAFALREEGYETVMVNCNPETVSTDYDSVDRLYFEPLTLEDVSAVIRRERQGGGQVSAIVQFGGQTPLKLALGLQASGVNIIGTSPDSIDLAEDRKRFAQLLWDLGIPQAPHGLAVSREEARQIASEIGFPVLVRPSYVLGGRAMAIVYDPGALDRYVTEAVAASPEHPILIDKFLENAFELDVDAVVDATGAVVIGGIMEHIEEAGIHSGDSFCVVPPYLVEERHQDTIRDYTRRIARALKVVGLLNIQFAIQDGTVYLIEVNPRASRTVPYLSKATGVPLAKVAARLMVGKTLAELGLESDLDVAGVFVKGPVFPFVRFPGVDTILGPEMKSTGEVMGGSDSFGTAFAKAQLSTGQGLPDGGRAFLSVNDADKPLLLPVARDLADLGFDLLASSGTAAYLRAHGLDVDVVYKINEGRPHVGDRLLDREVQLIINTPLGRESFFDDITMRRIAMFTGVPCLTTMTGAAATVAGIRALRSEQRTVRPLQDYHAGVTSAADTAGG encoded by the coding sequence ATGCCCCGCCGCACGGACCTCCAACGCGTCCTCGTCATAGGGTCGGGTCCGATCGTGATCGGGCAGGCGTGCGAGTTCGACTATTCGGGCACCCAGGCCTGCAAGGCGCTGCAGTCCGAGGGCCTCGAGGTCGTGCTGATGAACTCGAATCCGGCGACGATCATGACCGATCCGGATGTCGCCACGCGGACCTACGTCGAACCGCTGACCTGGGAGTATGCCCGCTCCGTGATCGAGCGGGAGCGGCCCGACGCGCTATTGCCGACCGTCGGCGGGCAGACCGCCCTGAACCTGGCGATCGAACTGGGCGAACGCGGCGTACTGGAAGAGTTCGACGTCACCCTGATCGGCGCCTCGCTCGACGCGATCCGCGTCGCCGAAGACCGTCTCGAGTTCCGGCGGGCGATGGAGTCGATTGGGATTGCCGTGCCCGAGAGCGCTTACGCCCGATCGTTCGACGAGGCGCTGGAGCTGGTCGAACGTTTTGGCTTCCCGGTGGTGCTCCGCCCGTCGTTCACGCTAGGCGGCGTGGGCGGCGGCATCGCCTACAACATGGAGGAGTACCGCGAGCTCGCCCGCCGCGGCATCACGCTGAGTCCGGTCGGCGAGATGCTGATCGAGGAGTCCGTCATCGGGTGGAAGGAGTTCGAGCTGGAGGTGATGCGCGACGGAGCGAACAACTTCGTCGTCGTCTGCTCGATCGAGAACATCGACCCGATGGGCGTGCACACCGGCGACAGCATTACCGTCGCGCCTGCCCTGACGCTGACCGACAAGGAGTTTCAGCGGATGCGCGACGCGGCGCGGCGCATCATCAACCGCGTCGGCGTGGAAACCGGCGGGTCGAACATTCAGTTCGCCATAAACCCGACGGATGGCCGGATGGTCGCCATCGAGATGAACCCGCGGGTCTCCCGTTCCTCGGCCCTCGCGTCGAAGGCGACCGGCTTCCCGATTGCGAAGATCGCGGCGAAGCTGGCCCTCGGCTATCGGCTGGACGAGATCCCCAACGACATCACGCGGCTGACGCCGGCATCGTTCGAACCGACGATCGACTACGTCGTCGTCAAGGTGCCGCGCTGGACGTTCGAGAAGTTCCCGAAGGCGGATCCGACCCTGACCACGCAGATGAAGTCGGTCGGCGAAGCAATGGCGATTGGCCGAACGTTCAAGGAAGCTTTCCTCAAGGGAATGCGTTCCCTGGAGATCGGTTCGAGCGGACTGCTGTTCCAGCGCAAGTCCGGCGATCGGGACGGTGGCCCGGACGACCTGCGCCGGCGGCTGATTTCACCCACCGACCGCCGGATGTGGGCCGTGTTCGAGGCCATCGAAGCGGGCTGGTCCGTCGAGCGGTTGCACGAGGCAACCGGCATCGATCCGTGGTTCCTCGCGCAGTTCACGGAGATCGTCGAATTGCGCCGCGCCGCGGCAGTGGTCGGCGCGCGCGAGATGTCGGACGAGCTGCTGCGCGTGCTCAAGCGGGCCGGCTTCGGCGACGAGCAGCTAGGCGTCATCCTGGGCATCGAGTCCCAGGCGATCTCCGCGCGGCGCGACGAAGCCGATCTGTATCCCGTCTACAAGCGCATCGATACGTGCGCCGCCGAGTTCGAATCGTTCACGCCGTACCTCTACAGCACGTACGAACCGGAGTGCGAGGCGGACCCGACGGACCGCCCCAAGGTGGTCATCCTCGGAAGCGGCCCCAACCGGATCGGTCAGGGGATCGAGTTCGACTACTGCTGCTGCCACGCCGCCTTCGCCCTGCGCGAGGAGGGCTACGAGACGGTGATGGTCAACTGCAACCCGGAGACGGTCTCGACCGACTACGACTCGGTCGACCGGCTCTACTTCGAGCCGCTTACGCTCGAGGACGTCAGCGCCGTCATCCGCCGCGAACGGCAGGGCGGCGGGCAGGTTTCCGCCATCGTGCAATTCGGAGGCCAGACGCCGCTCAAGCTTGCCCTCGGCCTGCAGGCGTCGGGCGTCAACATTATCGGGACATCACCCGACTCGATCGACCTCGCGGAGGACCGGAAGCGGTTTGCACAACTGCTTTGGGACCTCGGAATCCCGCAGGCGCCGCACGGCCTGGCTGTGTCGCGCGAAGAGGCGCGGCAGATTGCGAGCGAGATCGGCTTTCCGGTTCTGGTCCGCCCGTCCTACGTGCTGGGCGGCCGGGCGATGGCTATCGTTTACGACCCGGGCGCGCTGGACCGCTACGTCACCGAGGCGGTCGCGGCTTCGCCGGAGCATCCGATCCTGATCGACAAGTTCCTCGAGAACGCCTTCGAGCTGGACGTCGACGCGGTGGTGGACGCGACCGGCGCCGTCGTCATCGGCGGCATCATGGAGCACATCGAGGAAGCGGGGATCCACTCGGGCGACAGCTTCTGCGTCGTGCCGCCCTACCTGGTGGAGGAGCGGCACCAGGACACGATCCGCGACTACACCCGCCGGATTGCGCGGGCGCTGAAGGTGGTCGGCCTCCTCAACATTCAGTTCGCGATCCAGGATGGCACCGTCTACCTGATCGAGGTGAACCCGCGCGCGTCACGCACCGTCCCGTACCTGTCGAAGGCGACCGGCGTGCCGCTCGCCAAGGTGGCGGCGCGGCTGATGGTGGGGAAGACCCTCGCCGAGCTGGGACTCGAATCCGACCTGGACGTGGCCGGCGTGTTCGTCAAGGGTCCGGTCTTTCCGTTCGTCCGCTTCCCCGGCGTGGACACGATCCTGGGCCCCGAGATGAAGTCGACCGGCGAGGTGATGGGCGGAAGCGATTCGTTCGGAACCGCCTTCGCGAAGGCCCAGCTCTCGACGGGGCAGGGCCTGCCCGATGGCGGCCGCGCTTTTCTGAGCGTCAACGACGCGGACAAGCCGCTGTTGCTGCCAGTGGCGCGCGATCTGGCCGATCTCGGTTTCGACCTGCTCGCCTCGTCCGGCACCGCGGCGTACCTCCGGGCCCACGGCCTCGACGTGGACGTGGTCTACAAGATCAACGAGGGGCGGCCGCACGTCGGCGACCGACTGCTCGACCGTGAGGTGCAGTTGATCATCAACACGCCGCTCGGCCGCGAGTCGTTCTTCGACGACATCACGATGCGCCGGATTGCCATGTTCACCGGCGTGCCTTGCCTCACGACGATGACCGGCGCCGCCGCGACCGTCGCCGGGATCCGGGCGCTTCGCTCCGAGCAGCGAACCGTCCGGCCGCTGCAGGACTACCACGCTGGCGTCACGTCGGCTGCCGACACAGCGGGCGGCTGA
- a CDS encoding MBL fold metallo-hydrolase, whose product MQITFLGTGTSAGVPVIGCDCEVCRSDDPHDRRQRPSLWLRFDDGRSVLLDASPDLRAQALRFRIPRVDAIVLTHAHADHILGLDDVRIYNFRQRAAIPVYGAERALTQVRRMFAYVFDAAAQKGGGLPQLDLRPLDGAFTLGGATILPVPVLHGRLPVLGFRIGNFAYLTDCNHIPEASWPLLENLDTLVLDALRHKPHPTHFTLAEAVETARRIGARRTWFTHMTHDLPHAQTCAELPDSMSLAWDGLELDVATDVAPDAALLAAAASVTGDY is encoded by the coding sequence ATGCAGATCACCTTCCTCGGGACCGGCACCTCGGCCGGCGTGCCGGTCATCGGCTGCGACTGTGAGGTTTGTCGCTCCGACGATCCGCACGACCGCCGGCAACGGCCATCCCTCTGGCTGCGCTTCGACGACGGCCGCTCGGTCCTGCTGGATGCCTCGCCCGATCTGCGCGCGCAGGCGCTGCGCTTCCGCATCCCACGCGTCGACGCCATCGTGCTGACGCACGCGCATGCCGATCACATCCTGGGCCTTGATGACGTGCGGATCTACAACTTCCGCCAGAGGGCGGCGATTCCGGTGTACGGGGCGGAGCGCGCGTTGACGCAGGTGCGGCGCATGTTCGCCTATGTCTTCGATGCTGCGGCGCAGAAGGGAGGCGGACTGCCGCAGCTCGATCTCCGGCCGCTCGATGGAGCGTTCACGCTCGGCGGCGCCACCATCCTCCCCGTCCCGGTCCTGCATGGCCGCCTGCCGGTCCTCGGATTCCGGATCGGGAACTTCGCGTACCTGACCGACTGCAACCACATCCCCGAGGCATCCTGGCCACTGCTCGAGAACCTTGACACGCTGGTGCTGGATGCCCTCCGCCACAAGCCGCACCCGACGCATTTCACGCTGGCGGAGGCGGTCGAGACCGCGCGCCGAATCGGCGCCCGGCGGACCTGGTTCACCCACATGACGCACGACCTCCCGCACGCGCAGACCTGCGCGGAGCTGCCTGACAGCATGTCGCTCGCCTGGGATGGGCTGGAACTGGACGTCGCCACGGATGTGGCGCCGGATGCCGCACTTCTGGCCGCAGCCGCGTCCGTGACCGGGGACTACTGA
- the mazG gene encoding nucleoside triphosphate pyrophosphohydrolase: protein MTGTPAEVPVPRKVICIVGRGCPAGDLLAYATVSTIPPDDERDNELRAAADGFAHLVSLMRTLRSEEGCAWDREQTLESLRPYVIEETYEVVDAIDRGDPAALRDELGDFLLEAVFLAQVAHEQGDFHISDSLQAICDKLIRRHPHVFPPAADGTTAGHGGVAAGTSLTSDDVKRQWDAIKLEERAEAGEEPGLLGTVPESLPALLRAYRLGKRAASAGFDWPDPSGVEEKVIEELAELANARTQGSHAAIEEELGDMLFAIANLARHLGVDPETALRSANRKFTERFTRVEARFRDRGIELSDASLDEMEAEWRRIKTGL, encoded by the coding sequence ATGACCGGCACGCCGGCCGAGGTGCCGGTCCCGAGGAAGGTGATCTGCATCGTAGGCCGCGGATGCCCCGCGGGCGACCTGCTAGCATACGCCACGGTGTCAACCATTCCCCCCGATGACGAGCGCGACAACGAACTGCGCGCCGCCGCCGACGGCTTCGCGCATCTCGTGTCGCTGATGCGCACGCTCCGTTCGGAGGAGGGCTGCGCCTGGGATCGCGAGCAAACGCTGGAATCGCTTCGCCCCTATGTGATCGAGGAGACCTACGAAGTGGTCGACGCGATAGATCGCGGCGACCCGGCAGCCCTCCGCGACGAGTTGGGTGACTTCCTCCTCGAAGCAGTCTTCCTGGCGCAGGTGGCGCACGAGCAGGGCGATTTCCATATCAGCGACTCGTTGCAGGCGATCTGCGACAAGCTAATCCGCCGCCATCCCCATGTCTTCCCGCCTGCTGCGGATGGGACCACCGCCGGCCACGGTGGTGTCGCGGCGGGAACATCGCTGACCTCCGATGACGTCAAGCGGCAGTGGGACGCCATCAAGTTGGAGGAACGGGCGGAGGCGGGAGAAGAACCGGGCCTGCTGGGCACGGTGCCGGAGAGCCTGCCCGCGTTGCTGCGCGCCTACCGGCTGGGCAAGCGTGCCGCGAGCGCCGGTTTCGACTGGCCCGATCCGTCCGGTGTCGAGGAGAAGGTCATCGAGGAGCTGGCCGAACTGGCGAACGCCCGTACCCAAGGTTCGCACGCCGCGATCGAAGAAGAGCTGGGCGACATGCTCTTCGCCATCGCCAATCTCGCCCGCCACCTCGGCGTCGATCCCGAAACGGCTCTGCGCAGCGCGAACCGGAAGTTCACGGAGCGTTTCACGAGGGTCGAGGCGCGCTTCCGCGATCGGGGCATAGAGCTGTCGGACGCCTCACTCGATGAGATGGAGGCGGAGTGGCGCCGGATCAAGACCGGCCTCTGA
- a CDS encoding DUF4131 domain-containing protein has translation MIRPAAPLAFALLTGGGIAAIPGALPEVWFHPLVGLAAGALLAAGGFLQVDRAPRVTLLLVMAGTLMAGAAAGIGARGEMRPSLLDWFEGRGGPDPSQTPEGTSVVEGRLVGDAAPTTYGGSLTVAVSQIRHDGRWRPLEGVVRLSVGGELVSDHIALWRNGRMIRAPATLRQPARYANPGTPDGLDRLYARGIHLIGSVKSALLVNVLAPAVPLEEWGARMRAAVRHSINATVGTYDLQSAAIVTAVLIGDRAGLDPEMTDRLQRAGTYHVIAISGGNIAILTALLLLLLRLAGLAGRLPAVIVIVSLLAYGQVVASEPSVTRALFVAIVVLAAQAVDQRADPINTLTLAAGGLTLVDPRAPFNPGFQLTFGATAGLLIGVPRMMAWLGAQWPSADQSNAGDVPPASGSNRSRLSTGSRYLAAAVVGLLVATICAELALFPVAVLHFSRVTLAGLLLNFAAIPLMTATQMAGMAAVGLHASGLVGAAALAGWTAHLASAGIVESARFADWAPALSWRLPPPWLPIVGGYYIGWIVWLSGDARWWQRWLGRGMVTASAVVMLAAPFPGWPGAPAGDACGLLGDGVGQPADRRFLRVHMLDVDQADATLVRFPNGQTLLVDAAGDVLQGPFDIGARIVVPAIWALGVRSLDYLAITHGDPDHAGGGVAVVRDLRPGEVWEGVPVPSSEILAGLRAAAEEEGALWRTVRAGDRITMGDIGLHVLHPPAPDWERRRVRNDDSIVIELRHGEVSIVLPGDIGEEVEPTVAAALVPAALRILKAPHHGSRSSSSAAFIQALDPSLAVVSAGRRNLFGHPHPDVLARYERAGVEVLQTGYDGAVALCTDGDRVGVSTVRGRRFTLSAP, from the coding sequence GTGATCCGCCCCGCGGCGCCGCTGGCGTTCGCACTTCTGACCGGTGGGGGAATTGCGGCGATCCCTGGTGCGCTGCCGGAAGTGTGGTTTCACCCGTTGGTCGGCTTGGCCGCGGGAGCCCTGTTGGCGGCCGGCGGCTTCCTTCAGGTAGATCGAGCCCCGCGGGTGACGCTCCTGCTCGTTATGGCGGGGACGCTCATGGCGGGAGCTGCGGCAGGCATTGGCGCTCGAGGCGAAATGCGCCCGTCGCTGCTCGACTGGTTCGAGGGAAGGGGCGGGCCAGACCCGAGTCAGACACCGGAAGGAACCTCCGTCGTCGAGGGCCGGCTGGTCGGGGATGCAGCGCCGACGACGTACGGCGGCAGTCTCACGGTGGCCGTGAGCCAGATTCGCCACGACGGCCGATGGCGCCCTTTGGAGGGTGTCGTCCGCCTGAGTGTGGGCGGCGAACTGGTGTCCGATCACATCGCTTTGTGGCGGAACGGCCGCATGATCCGCGCGCCGGCGACGCTGCGACAACCCGCGCGATACGCCAATCCGGGTACACCCGATGGGCTCGATCGCCTCTACGCACGCGGAATCCACCTGATCGGATCGGTCAAGAGCGCGCTGCTGGTCAACGTGCTGGCGCCTGCCGTTCCACTGGAAGAGTGGGGCGCACGGATGCGGGCCGCGGTACGTCATTCCATCAACGCAACGGTCGGCACGTACGACCTGCAGTCGGCCGCCATCGTCACGGCTGTGCTGATTGGCGACCGTGCCGGCCTCGATCCGGAGATGACGGATCGGTTGCAGCGGGCCGGCACGTATCACGTGATCGCTATCTCCGGCGGCAACATCGCCATCCTGACCGCGTTGCTCTTGCTCCTGTTGCGGCTGGCGGGTCTTGCGGGGCGCCTTCCGGCCGTGATCGTCATCGTGTCCCTGCTGGCCTACGGGCAGGTTGTCGCTTCCGAGCCCTCGGTGACGCGCGCCCTGTTCGTCGCCATCGTGGTCCTGGCCGCGCAGGCTGTCGACCAGCGTGCGGACCCCATCAACACGCTGACCCTGGCCGCTGGTGGACTGACCCTGGTCGATCCGCGCGCCCCGTTCAATCCTGGATTCCAGTTGACTTTCGGCGCCACGGCCGGCCTGCTCATCGGCGTGCCGCGCATGATGGCGTGGCTGGGCGCGCAGTGGCCCTCGGCCGACCAGTCGAACGCGGGTGACGTTCCGCCTGCGTCAGGCTCGAACCGCTCGCGCCTCTCCACCGGCAGTCGCTATCTGGCGGCGGCTGTTGTCGGTTTGCTGGTTGCGACCATTTGCGCGGAGCTGGCCCTCTTCCCGGTTGCGGTACTCCACTTCTCGCGGGTCACCCTCGCCGGCCTACTGCTCAACTTCGCGGCAATTCCGTTGATGACCGCAACGCAGATGGCCGGGATGGCGGCGGTCGGCCTGCACGCCTCGGGCCTCGTGGGCGCTGCCGCACTCGCGGGCTGGACGGCCCACCTGGCGTCGGCAGGTATCGTGGAATCGGCGCGGTTCGCCGATTGGGCGCCCGCGCTCTCCTGGCGGTTGCCACCGCCGTGGCTGCCCATTGTCGGCGGCTACTACATCGGTTGGATTGTCTGGCTCTCGGGAGATGCCCGCTGGTGGCAACGCTGGTTGGGTCGGGGAATGGTCACCGCCAGCGCCGTGGTGATGCTCGCGGCTCCCTTTCCGGGGTGGCCGGGCGCCCCGGCGGGCGATGCGTGCGGGCTACTGGGGGACGGGGTCGGCCAGCCCGCCGATCGACGGTTTCTGCGGGTTCACATGCTCGACGTCGATCAGGCGGACGCCACGCTGGTCCGGTTCCCAAACGGGCAGACGCTTCTGGTGGATGCGGCGGGAGACGTGCTCCAGGGGCCGTTCGACATCGGCGCCCGCATCGTCGTGCCGGCAATCTGGGCTCTGGGAGTCCGGTCGCTCGACTATCTCGCCATCACCCATGGTGACCCGGACCATGCGGGAGGCGGGGTTGCTGTCGTCCGCGACCTGCGTCCGGGCGAGGTCTGGGAAGGGGTCCCCGTGCCATCGTCCGAGATTCTGGCCGGATTGCGGGCCGCCGCAGAGGAAGAGGGCGCGTTGTGGCGGACGGTACGAGCCGGCGACCGTATCACCATGGGCGACATCGGCCTCCACGTTCTGCATCCGCCGGCCCCGGACTGGGAGCGGCGCCGTGTCCGGAACGACGATTCGATCGTCATCGAACTGCGTCACGGCGAGGTCTCGATTGTCCTGCCGGGTGACATCGGCGAGGAGGTGGAGCCGACAGTGGCGGCGGCTCTCGTTCCTGCGGCGCTCCGGATTCTGAAAGCGCCGCATCATGGCAGCCGTTCGTCGAGCTCGGCGGCGTTCATCCAGGCACTCGATCCGTCGCTGGCCGTCGTAAGCGCCGGCCGGCGTAACCTCTTCGGACATCCACACCCGGACGTGCTCGCGCGCTACGAGAGGGCCGGCGTGGAAGTACTGCAGACGGGTTACGACGGCGCGGTGGCTCTCTGCACCGACGGGGACCGCGTCGGCGTTTCGACCGTCCGCGGCCGTCGGTTCACGCTGTCCGCGCCTTGA